A section of the Candidatus Tisiphia endosymbiont of Nedyus quadrimaculatus genome encodes:
- the map gene encoding type I methionyl aminopeptidase — MTITIHTLENFKKMHIAGKLAAETLDFITDYVKPGVSTIYLNDLCHEFIVSNNAIPAPLNYNGFPKSICTSVNHVVCHGIPNDKLLKNGDIINIDVTVIVDGWYGDTSRMYYVGDVGIKARRLVQVTYDAMMIGIELVKPGVHLGDIGNAIQTYVEKHNYSVVRNYTGHGIGRIFHTEPTVLHYGKAGTGLVLEEGMFFTIEPMVNAGHHSTHLSKLDGWTVTTSDKSLSAQFEHSLGVTKDGFDIFTLSPKHLIHPPYKTDLL, encoded by the coding sequence ATGACCATAACAATTCATACACTAGAAAACTTTAAGAAAATGCATATTGCAGGCAAACTTGCTGCAGAAACCCTAGATTTTATTACTGATTACGTAAAACCAGGAGTGAGTACGATCTATTTAAATGATCTTTGCCATGAGTTTATTGTGTCTAATAATGCAATCCCTGCACCTTTAAACTATAATGGGTTTCCAAAATCAATTTGTACTTCTGTTAATCATGTAGTATGCCATGGTATTCCAAATGATAAACTCCTTAAAAATGGCGATATAATCAATATCGACGTTACTGTAATTGTCGATGGATGGTATGGTGATACTAGTAGAATGTATTATGTTGGTGATGTAGGAATTAAAGCAAGACGCTTAGTGCAGGTTACTTATGATGCTATGATGATAGGAATTGAACTAGTAAAACCAGGAGTACATTTAGGAGATATCGGAAATGCTATACAAACTTATGTTGAAAAACATAATTATTCAGTTGTTAGAAATTATACTGGGCACGGGATAGGGCGTATATTTCATACAGAACCGACAGTTCTACATTATGGCAAAGCTGGCACTGGCTTGGTCTTGGAGGAAGGTATGTTTTTTACTATTGAACCAATGGTAAATGCTGGACATCACTCCACTCATCTAAGTAAATTAGACGGTTGGACAGTCACAACAAGTGATAAGTCATTATCAGCACAATTTGAGCATAGTTTAGGCGTAACCAAAGATGGTTTTGACATTTTTACTTTATCACCAAAACATTTGATACATCCACCTTATAAAACAGACTTATTGTAA
- the radC gene encoding RadC family protein, with protein sequence MKDDIPHYIGHRQRLKQRIIVSAENLADYELLEMILFFVIPRKDVKPLAKELLTQFGSLANLINTDKEKLLNIKGTNDNLYVNFVIMRELTNRMLKQKVINQNVISSWNVLIDYLKATMGSMKTEQFRILFLNKKNVLIADEVLSQGTIDQATIYPREIIKRALFNEAGAIILVHNHPSGVSKPSNTDIELTHKIVETCANMNISVHDHVIITANEYFSFKSNMLL encoded by the coding sequence ATGAAAGATGATATACCCCATTATATTGGGCATAGACAACGCCTAAAACAACGTATTATTGTTTCTGCAGAAAATCTTGCAGATTATGAATTACTTGAAATGATATTATTTTTTGTAATACCTAGAAAAGATGTAAAACCATTAGCAAAGGAATTATTAACACAATTTGGTAGTCTCGCTAATTTAATAAATACAGATAAAGAGAAATTGCTTAATATTAAAGGAACTAATGATAATTTATATGTAAATTTTGTCATTATGCGTGAACTAACTAACAGAATGCTAAAACAAAAAGTAATAAATCAAAATGTAATTAGTTCTTGGAACGTTCTAATAGACTATCTAAAAGCAACGATGGGTAGCATGAAGACAGAACAATTTCGTATCTTATTTTTAAATAAAAAGAATGTCCTAATTGCTGATGAAGTTTTAAGCCAAGGCACTATAGATCAGGCAACAATATATCCAAGAGAAATAATTAAAAGAGCTTTATTTAATGAAGCTGGTGCAATTATATTGGTGCATAATCATCCAAGTGGTGTTAGTAAGCCTTCAAATACTGATATTGAACTAACACACAAAATAGTAGAAACTTGTGCTAATATGAATATATCGGTTCATGACCACGTAATTATTACAGCCAATGAATATTTCAGTTTTAAGTCTAATATGCTATTATGA
- a CDS encoding UDP-phosphate alpha-N-acetylglucosaminyltransferase, with protein sequence MSNFINYSFLFLLSFIATSFLTWLLISSLPSFGVVDIPDPRRVHSRITPRGGGLAIVIVVIIALIAYEYFGAKTLINSIKIVPLLLIISTISFLDDLISIPIFVRLIFHIICSTIAIFLFLSPAVLFHHELPLYIDFVLSIIGLIVFLNIYNFLDGIDGISGAESIHLSITILILCYLKSDIIININFIIVLNIIILACSIGFLIFNWHPAKIFLGDVGSISLGFLLGLCLLLISASSVHLFVASSIASLYYLADGGLTILIRLVNKEKIWQPHLKHFFQKAVRNGKSHREVVSRIIICNILLMVLSIISLYFPLLSIIFAILVVMVTIINFAHETAQP encoded by the coding sequence ATGAGTAACTTTATTAATTATAGTTTTTTGTTTTTATTATCTTTTATAGCAACAAGCTTTCTTACTTGGCTATTGATTTCTAGCCTTCCATCTTTTGGAGTGGTGGATATACCAGATCCACGTAGAGTACATAGTAGAATCACACCAAGAGGAGGTGGGCTTGCGATAGTTATAGTGGTAATAATTGCTCTTATCGCCTATGAATATTTTGGGGCAAAAACTCTGATAAACTCAATTAAAATTGTACCTTTACTGCTGATCATTTCTACCATTTCATTTTTAGATGATCTTATTTCTATTCCGATATTTGTAAGACTAATCTTTCACATAATTTGTTCTACAATAGCCATTTTTTTATTTTTATCTCCAGCAGTATTGTTTCATCATGAATTACCTTTATATATTGATTTTGTGCTATCTATAATAGGATTGATTGTCTTTTTAAATATTTATAATTTTCTTGATGGAATAGATGGCATTAGTGGTGCTGAATCTATTCATTTATCGATTACTATATTGATACTTTGTTATCTAAAATCTGATATAATAATAAATATAAATTTTATAATTGTACTTAACATCATTATATTAGCATGTTCCATAGGTTTTTTGATATTTAACTGGCATCCTGCTAAAATCTTTCTAGGAGACGTAGGTAGTATAAGCTTAGGATTTTTATTAGGTTTATGTTTGCTACTTATTTCAGCATCTAGTGTTCATTTGTTTGTTGCTTCATCTATTGCTAGCTTATACTACCTAGCAGATGGAGGATTAACCATACTAATTAGACTAGTTAATAAGGAGAAAATTTGGCAACCTCATTTAAAGCATTTTTTTCAAAAAGCAGTCAGAAATGGTAAGAGTCATAGGGAAGTAGTGAGTAGAATTATAATATGCAATATATTACTCATGGTATTATCAATTATTTCTCTGTATTTTCCTTTATTATCAATTATCTTTGCTATATTAGTAGTAATGGTTACAATAATTAATTTTGCCCATGAAACCGCTCAGCCATGA
- a CDS encoding DciA family protein: MKPLSHDINIIIRRIFGKQHPLLAEIMINWSKIVGPKFSTKTSPLKISSPKEKGQRINILHVQVENSSIALELSFHQQIIIERISVYLGFKTIHSLRTTIYSYKK, encoded by the coding sequence ATGAAACCGCTCAGCCATGACATCAACATAATTATTAGACGAATCTTTGGTAAACAGCACCCATTGCTTGCAGAAATTATGATTAATTGGAGCAAGATTGTTGGACCGAAATTTAGTACCAAAACTAGCCCGTTAAAAATATCTAGCCCTAAAGAGAAAGGACAGAGAATAAATATTTTACATGTACAAGTGGAAAATTCGAGCATCGCCTTAGAACTATCATTTCATCAACAGATAATTATTGAGCGTATTTCCGTTTATCTAGGTTTTAAGACCATACATAGTTTAAGAACTACAATATATAGCTACAAGAAATAA
- the metG gene encoding methionine--tRNA ligase — protein MKNTYYITTPIYYVNDIPHIGHAYTSVTSDVIARFMRLSGKEVMFLTGTDEHGQKVEKSAIAKNVEPQIFTDTVSETFRTLMHSMNISNDDFIRTTEARHKQAVSSLWQKLLDSGNIYLDSYKGWYSTRDEAFYDESELTEDGLAPTKAPVEWLEEPSYFFALSKWQDKLLDFYDANPDFIRPNTRRNEVISFVKSGLHDLSISRSSFKWGIKVPNDEKHVIYVWLDALTNYISALGYPNDTSQYNKFWPADVHIVGKDILRFHAVYWPAFLMAAGLPLPKCVMAHGWWTNEGQKISKSIGNVIDPLQLIKEFGLDPVRYYLMREVIFGSDGNYSRSSLINRVNSELSNKIGNLLQRTLAFVYNNNEAKIPSISKESIDSIYESFLMKLSHQIISENSLFIKTFAINSVLENIITLTEEANIYIDREAPWQLKKTDPVRMNEVLYTLLETLRYIAVMLQPFIPDSANKMLDQLGVPKSQRMFKHLTKEFTLALGSNINQPEPIFPRFQDNTR, from the coding sequence ATGAAAAATACATATTACATTACTACACCGATTTATTATGTCAATGATATACCTCACATAGGGCATGCTTATACAAGTGTTACGTCTGACGTAATAGCAAGATTTATGCGTTTATCAGGTAAAGAGGTGATGTTTCTGACCGGTACTGATGAACATGGTCAAAAGGTAGAAAAATCTGCTATTGCCAAAAATGTTGAACCACAAATATTTACCGATACAGTATCTGAAACTTTTCGTACATTAATGCACTCAATGAACATTTCTAATGATGATTTTATTAGAACTACAGAAGCTAGACACAAACAAGCGGTAAGTAGTCTATGGCAAAAATTGCTGGATAGTGGCAATATTTACCTTGATAGCTATAAAGGCTGGTACTCGACGCGCGATGAGGCTTTTTATGATGAATCAGAATTAACAGAAGATGGGCTAGCTCCAACTAAAGCTCCTGTTGAATGGCTTGAAGAACCAAGTTACTTTTTTGCCCTATCAAAATGGCAAGATAAATTATTAGATTTTTACGATGCCAATCCTGATTTTATCAGACCAAATACTAGACGTAATGAAGTTATTAGTTTTGTCAAATCAGGGTTGCATGATCTATCCATATCACGTTCTAGTTTTAAGTGGGGGATTAAAGTACCAAATGACGAAAAGCACGTAATATATGTATGGCTTGATGCACTAACCAACTATATTTCGGCTTTAGGATATCCAAATGATACAAGCCAGTATAACAAATTTTGGCCGGCTGATGTTCATATAGTCGGGAAAGATATATTACGCTTTCATGCCGTATACTGGCCAGCATTTTTGATGGCAGCTGGCTTACCGCTACCAAAATGTGTTATGGCACATGGGTGGTGGACTAATGAAGGGCAAAAAATTTCGAAATCTATAGGGAATGTAATTGATCCATTGCAATTAATAAAAGAATTTGGTTTAGATCCAGTTAGGTATTATTTAATGAGAGAGGTAATATTTGGCTCAGATGGTAATTATTCTCGTAGTAGCTTAATCAATAGAGTTAATAGCGAGCTATCTAATAAAATTGGTAATTTATTGCAAAGAACCCTAGCCTTTGTTTATAATAACAATGAGGCAAAAATTCCGTCAATTAGCAAGGAATCTATCGATAGCATTTATGAGTCATTTTTAATGAAGCTATCCCACCAAATTATATCAGAAAATTCACTGTTCATTAAGACTTTTGCTATTAATTCTGTGTTAGAAAATATTATTACTTTAACCGAAGAAGCCAATATTTACATAGATCGAGAAGCCCCTTGGCAGTTAAAAAAAACTGATCCTGTAAGGATGAATGAGGTGTTATATACGCTACTTGAGACACTAAGATATATTGCTGTAATGTTACAACCATTTATCCCTGATTCGGCTAATAAAATGCTTGATCAGCTTGGTGTACCAAAAAGTCAGAGAATGTTTAAACATTTAACAAAGGAGTTTACTTTAGCTCTAGGTAGTAACATTAACCAGCCAGAGCCGATATTTCCAAGATTTCAGGATAATACTCGATGA
- a CDS encoding carboxypeptidase M32, translating to MKHYTLLEQELEQISQINNVINILYWDIAVNIPQGAIDSRTNEISLLSSMAHSRLQSKKLAELVEAVSENLNMLDIWQLANLQETKRRIVESSCIDDDLRKKYVTASAKCELIWRNARKNNDYLSLKPYLQTVLDCVQEMAKSKAAILNCTKYDALLDTYDPDRKLDEIKVVFNNIKKTIPQLIAQIVEKQSQEHVLPIVDSINKEQQKLIAKRLMAIMGFDCTKGRLDESAHPFCMGTPDDIRLTNRYDEHNFISGIMGIMHETGHALYEQNLPNKYKNQPVGKAKGMAVHESQSLFMEMQVGRSGEFCQYLSKLLKDEFAFKGLEYSAENLYKLMTRVKPSFIRVEADEVTYPMHVIVRFELEELLISGDLTLDDLPHYWNNKMQEYLGITPQNDKDGCLQDIHWPMGSFGYFPSYTNGAIIASMVMKKAQEVNHNIKKEITRGEFNGVNQFLNDNLRSYGSLKSTGKLIKNATGEDKIQSEIFLNYLKQKYL from the coding sequence ATGAAACATTATACATTATTAGAGCAAGAATTAGAGCAAATCTCTCAAATTAATAACGTGATTAATATACTTTATTGGGATATCGCAGTAAATATTCCGCAAGGAGCAATTGATAGTAGAACAAACGAAATATCACTGTTATCTTCCATGGCACATTCTAGATTACAGTCAAAAAAACTTGCTGAATTAGTAGAAGCTGTTTCTGAAAACCTAAATATGCTAGATATTTGGCAATTAGCAAATTTACAAGAAACAAAAAGACGGATCGTTGAATCTAGCTGTATAGATGATGATTTAAGGAAAAAATATGTCACTGCTAGTGCAAAATGTGAGTTAATCTGGCGGAATGCTAGAAAAAATAATGATTACCTATCACTTAAACCTTACCTACAAACAGTATTAGATTGCGTACAAGAAATGGCGAAATCTAAAGCTGCAATATTAAATTGTACTAAATATGATGCTTTACTTGATACATATGACCCTGATCGTAAACTAGATGAAATTAAAGTAGTTTTTAATAATATAAAAAAAACCATACCACAATTAATTGCTCAGATAGTAGAAAAACAAAGCCAAGAACATGTTCTGCCTATAGTTGATAGTATTAATAAAGAACAGCAAAAACTAATTGCCAAAAGACTTATGGCAATAATGGGGTTTGACTGCACTAAAGGTAGATTAGATGAATCAGCTCACCCATTTTGTATGGGTACTCCTGATGATATTAGATTAACTAATAGATATGATGAACATAATTTTATTTCAGGGATTATGGGGATTATGCATGAAACTGGTCATGCTTTATATGAACAAAATTTGCCCAATAAATATAAAAACCAACCAGTAGGTAAGGCTAAAGGTATGGCTGTCCATGAAAGTCAATCTTTATTTATGGAAATGCAAGTAGGTAGGTCAGGGGAATTTTGTCAATATCTATCAAAGCTACTTAAGGATGAATTTGCATTCAAAGGACTAGAATATTCTGCAGAAAATCTTTACAAATTAATGACAAGAGTCAAACCTAGTTTTATTAGAGTAGAAGCAGATGAAGTGACTTATCCAATGCATGTAATAGTTAGGTTTGAACTAGAAGAATTATTAATTAGTGGAGATCTAACTTTAGATGATCTCCCACATTATTGGAATAATAAGATGCAGGAATATTTAGGCATTACTCCACAAAACGATAAAGACGGATGCTTACAAGATATACATTGGCCAATGGGTAGTTTTGGTTATTTTCCATCCTATACTAATGGAGCAATTATTGCTTCAATGGTCATGAAAAAAGCACAGGAAGTTAATCACAATATAAAAAAGGAAATAACAAGAGGAGAATTCAATGGTGTAAACCAATTCTTGAATGACAATCTTAGAAGCTATGGGTCCTTAAAAAGCACCGGCAAATTAATTAAAAACGCTACAGGTGAAGATAAAATTCAATCAGAAATATTTTTAAACTATCTCAAACAAAAATATTTATAA
- a CDS encoding primosomal protein N' yields the protein MQVAKILLPLAKLFPLDYLIPNELKLAIGDLVVVPFRNKELTGIVWQLDTEVSENTSKIKSIKHKVPLEFRFNQEIFNLIKWAANYYMTSLGSVAKLALPIDIAQQPIKIKHQELNKDFILPTLSVEQQEALSLLSQSDKPSIIKGVTGSGKTEIYFHLLADYLKQGNQILIMLPEIALSQQIINRFTARFGFQPVIWNSAVTKAQKKMILRGLLNNEIKIIIGARSSLFLPYSNLGLIIIDEEHDSSYKQDDGILYNARDVAVLRGSLSKIKVVLCSATPSIETIFNASTNKYQLIELSNRYREATLPEIQIIDMKKEKLSKNSYLSKELIALIGKKLASKEQVLLFLNRRGYAPLMLCKLCGYRFTCNSCSAWLVVHKSSKKLECHHCGYQSRIHIFCPDCREEDSLTVCGPGIERIEEETRHLFPDNKIAVISKDYAQKPEKIRELLYKMEHSEVDILIGTQMITKGYHFPNLTLVGVVDADLGTIGGGDLRSSERNYQLLHQVGGRAGREDKKGLVLMQTYYPDNAIFSYIKNGGDQFLQYELATRQAENMPPFTKMASIILSGKNEHKVLEISKTLVAIAPKSSARILGPSSALMFKLAGKFRYRILIIVDRKFNLQKFLQTWLSLIKIPSFCHLKVDIDPKSFY from the coding sequence ATGCAAGTTGCCAAAATATTATTGCCATTAGCTAAGCTTTTTCCGTTGGATTATTTAATTCCAAATGAATTAAAATTAGCTATAGGAGATTTAGTAGTTGTCCCCTTTAGGAATAAAGAATTAACGGGTATAGTTTGGCAATTAGATACTGAAGTTTCAGAGAACACTAGTAAAATTAAATCTATTAAACATAAAGTGCCACTTGAATTTAGGTTTAATCAGGAAATATTTAATTTAATTAAATGGGCTGCTAATTATTATATGACTTCACTTGGTTCGGTTGCCAAGTTGGCTTTGCCTATCGATATTGCCCAGCAACCTATAAAAATAAAGCATCAAGAATTAAACAAAGATTTTATTTTGCCAACTCTTTCAGTAGAGCAACAAGAAGCACTTTCTCTATTAAGTCAATCGGATAAACCATCAATTATTAAGGGAGTAACCGGATCAGGTAAAACAGAAATTTACTTTCATCTATTGGCTGATTATTTGAAGCAAGGTAACCAAATATTGATAATGTTACCAGAAATTGCTTTAAGTCAGCAAATTATAAATCGTTTTACAGCACGCTTTGGCTTTCAGCCAGTAATATGGAATTCTGCAGTTACTAAAGCTCAGAAAAAGATGATTTTAAGAGGTTTGCTCAACAATGAAATTAAAATTATAATTGGTGCTAGAAGCAGTTTATTTCTACCGTATAGTAATCTTGGATTAATTATTATTGATGAAGAGCATGATAGTTCTTATAAGCAAGATGATGGTATATTATATAATGCTCGCGATGTGGCGGTATTGCGGGGAAGCTTATCCAAAATAAAAGTAGTATTATGCTCGGCTACTCCGTCTATTGAAACAATTTTTAACGCAAGTACAAATAAGTATCAATTAATTGAATTGTCAAATCGTTACCGGGAGGCGACTTTGCCAGAAATTCAAATAATTGATATGAAAAAGGAGAAATTATCAAAAAATTCTTACTTATCTAAGGAGTTAATAGCATTAATTGGTAAAAAGCTAGCAAGCAAAGAGCAGGTGTTATTATTTTTGAATCGTAGGGGTTATGCCCCTTTGATGTTATGTAAACTTTGTGGTTATCGTTTTACTTGTAATTCTTGCTCTGCTTGGTTAGTGGTACATAAATCTAGCAAAAAACTTGAATGTCACCATTGTGGTTATCAAAGTAGGATTCATATTTTTTGTCCTGATTGTCGGGAAGAAGACTCTTTAACTGTTTGTGGTCCTGGGATTGAAAGAATTGAAGAAGAAACTAGGCATCTTTTTCCCGATAATAAAATTGCGGTAATTAGCAAAGATTATGCCCAAAAACCTGAAAAGATCCGCGAATTACTATATAAAATGGAGCATTCTGAGGTTGATATTCTAATTGGTACTCAGATGATTACTAAAGGTTATCACTTTCCTAACCTTACTTTAGTAGGTGTTGTTGATGCTGATCTTGGGACTATTGGTGGTGGAGACTTGCGATCAAGTGAACGCAATTATCAACTACTTCATCAAGTAGGAGGTAGGGCAGGAAGAGAAGATAAAAAAGGTCTAGTATTAATGCAAACTTATTATCCAGATAATGCTATATTTAGTTATATAAAAAATGGAGGAGATCAGTTTTTACAATATGAACTTGCAACAAGGCAAGCAGAGAATATGCCTCCTTTCACCAAAATGGCATCAATAATTTTGTCTGGGAAAAATGAGCATAAAGTGCTTGAAATATCCAAAACTCTAGTTGCAATTGCACCAAAAAGTTCAGCTAGAATACTCGGGCCATCTAGTGCATTAATGTTTAAATTAGCAGGAAAGTTTCGCTACCGTATTCTAATCATAGTGGATAGGAAATTTAATTTACAAAAATTTTTACAAACATGGTTAAGTTTAATCAAAATCCCTTCTTTTTGTCATTTGAAAGTGGATATAGATCCTAAGAGTTTTTATTGA
- a CDS encoding HD domain-containing protein, which produces MEDINYWDNSKYESCQYTTRLLNKLCKINEEVNQPIDIDEVKKAIYYAKKYHGSQMRQSGEPYYSHPIEVAYMVAEYAASEIPRYFRTDMVVTSILHDTIEDTKLTEKMIAYIFGSTVASQVEALTRVKPHGKISSKEILNLLYQQKK; this is translated from the coding sequence ATGGAAGATATTAACTATTGGGACAACTCAAAGTATGAATCTTGTCAATATACTACTAGGTTACTGAACAAACTCTGTAAGATAAATGAGGAAGTAAACCAGCCAATAGATATTGACGAAGTTAAAAAAGCTATTTATTACGCAAAAAAATATCACGGTAGCCAAATGAGGCAGTCAGGCGAACCCTATTACTCGCATCCGATTGAAGTAGCATATATGGTAGCGGAATATGCAGCATCAGAAATTCCAAGATATTTCAGAACTGACATGGTTGTTACCAGTATACTGCATGATACTATCGAAGATACAAAACTTACTGAAAAGATGATTGCTTACATTTTTGGAAGTACAGTGGCTAGTCAAGTGGAAGCTTTAACTAGGGTTAAGCCTCACGGCAAGATTAGCTCCAAAGAGATTTTAAATTTATTATATCAACAAAAAAAATAG
- the hemJ gene encoding protoporphyrinogen oxidase HemJ: MASYYLWFKAFHLVSAISWMIGLLYLPRLYVYHTKVVVGSETDKMFQLMESRLLRIIMNPAMISTYTLGIINSYIYGLVALGTWFYVKMTAVLGITILHGLLARWRKNFVDGKNNHSERFYRTINEVPALLMIVAVVMVIVKPFD, translated from the coding sequence ATGGCTAGTTATTATTTATGGTTTAAAGCATTCCATCTTGTATCAGCAATTTCTTGGATGATAGGTTTACTATACCTGCCAAGATTATATGTCTACCACACTAAAGTTGTAGTAGGTAGTGAAACTGACAAGATGTTTCAGTTAATGGAAAGCAGGTTACTCAGAATCATTATGAATCCGGCTATGATCAGCACTTATACCTTAGGTATAATTAACAGTTATATATACGGATTAGTAGCTTTAGGAACATGGTTTTACGTAAAAATGACAGCAGTTCTAGGTATCACTATTCTTCATGGTTTATTAGCTAGATGGAGGAAAAATTTTGTTGACGGCAAAAATAATCATTCTGAAAGATTTTACCGTACCATTAATGAAGTACCAGCACTGTTGATGATAGTGGCTGTTGTTATGGTAATTGTAAAACCATTTGATTAA
- the hemH gene encoding ferrochelatase: MLENLNTKISQKKIAIVLFNLGGPNSLSSVKRFLFNLFYDKAIINLPNPLRFILAKIISITRNKKSQKIYSLVGNNSPILQETESQKAAITEKLKQTLNEDFKVFIAMRYSYPDSEEAVRKINEYNPSEIILLPLYPHFSSTTTGSSIKDFISSLYKNKSEDSQHIKTICCYPIDDEFIEAHLSLIKQSLKKLKNKKSFRILFSAHGLPIKIIKAGDPYQWQIEKTVENLVSKLSIDNLDYKITYQSRVGPVEWLKPNTEDEIEIAGKEDKSLIIVPIAFVSEHVETLVELDIEYRKIAGKYKIEYIRTPALGTNKLFINSITKMVSNLVNYGFDTKDLICSSINKRICPYNFTMCPCNLKN; this comes from the coding sequence ATGTTAGAGAATTTAAATACTAAAATATCTCAAAAAAAAATAGCCATCGTACTTTTTAATCTTGGTGGACCAAATAGCTTAAGCTCAGTTAAACGATTTCTATTTAACTTATTTTATGATAAAGCAATTATTAACCTGCCAAATCCCCTAAGGTTTATTCTTGCTAAGATAATATCAATTACTAGAAATAAAAAATCTCAGAAAATATATTCTCTAGTAGGTAATAATTCGCCTATTTTACAAGAAACAGAATCTCAAAAAGCTGCTATTACAGAGAAGTTAAAACAAACTCTGAATGAGGATTTTAAGGTTTTTATAGCAATGCGTTATTCTTATCCTGATTCCGAAGAAGCAGTAAGAAAAATAAATGAGTATAACCCTTCAGAAATAATATTGTTACCATTATACCCACATTTTTCTAGCACCACTACTGGATCTTCTATTAAAGATTTTATATCTTCTCTTTATAAAAATAAAAGTGAGGATTCCCAACATATTAAAACTATTTGTTGCTACCCTATCGATGACGAATTTATTGAAGCTCATTTATCATTAATAAAGCAATCATTAAAAAAATTGAAAAACAAAAAAAGTTTTCGTATATTATTTTCAGCTCATGGTCTACCTATAAAAATAATAAAAGCAGGAGATCCATATCAGTGGCAGATTGAAAAGACTGTAGAAAATTTGGTGTCTAAGCTTAGTATAGATAATTTAGATTATAAAATAACTTATCAAAGTCGTGTTGGTCCAGTGGAATGGCTTAAACCTAATACAGAGGATGAAATTGAGATAGCGGGCAAAGAAGATAAATCTCTTATAATAGTCCCAATAGCATTTGTATCAGAACATGTTGAAACACTGGTAGAATTGGACATTGAATATAGAAAGATTGCTGGTAAGTACAAAATAGAATATATTAGGACTCCTGCTCTTGGAACAAATAAATTGTTCATCAATAGCATAACTAAAATGGTATCAAATTTAGTTAATTATGGTTTCGATACAAAAGATTTGATATGTAGTTCAATTAATAAAAGAATATGTCCTTATAATTTTACTATGTGTCCTTGTAATTTAAAAAACTAA